A window of Halopseudomonas sabulinigri genomic DNA:
TCAGGAAGGAAGCTGACTTTTTTCTGGAAGAACTCATTGCCATTAACAGTAACTGTCTTGTAAACATTTTCCGAATGATAAAGCTCAGTGTGAATTTCCTTATCGAGTTTATCTTTTCGCCTATCCGCTTCAGCGAGATCGATCCCACTATCAATCCCCGAAGACTTCACAGCATCCGCAACGATATCCCAGACGGCCTGACGATTCTCTTCATGCGTCCATAGGCAATGCTGCAGCAGTAAGGCGTCACTATGGTTGGTTTCCTTACGGTCATTAAAGAAGGCTGCCGCCTTCATGAGCATCGCCGCGCGCTGCCAGCGTCGGTCGGAGACATAAACCTTGAGCGTTTCGTATTGCTCCTCCAGCTGTTCGCGGATCAAGTGAATGATGGTTAGCGTCTCAGCAGACAGCTTGACCTTATGCGATCGCGCCATCCATTCAGCCCATTCGCTGGACTTCACCTGCAGAGCCGAGGGGATATCGATTTCGGCTTCGGTCGGTTTGCTATTAAGTAGCTGATCGAAATGCTGGGCTTCACGAATGGGCCCCACCATCAGCCTCACAATAAAGCGGTCGTACAAGGCTTCCAGACCTTGATTGGCATCTGGTGTTTCGTTGGATGCAGCAATCAGAGCCTTGAGTGGGGCTTTTTCAATGGCTTCACCATTCCGGAACACATGCTCGTTAATCAACGTCAACAAGGTATTCAAAATGGCGGGGCTGGATTTCCAGATTTCATCGAGGAAGGCGAACTCGGCCTTAGGTAGGTAATTATCTGTCTTACGAATGTAGTGATCTTCTTTTAGCGCCTTGATGGAGACAGGGCCAAACACCTCTTCAGGTGTGCTGAAGCGGTTCAGCAGGTACTCGAAATAGGTCGGCTGCTCAAAGGCGCAGGCTATACGGCGAGAAATCAAACTCTTGGCCG
This region includes:
- a CDS encoding AAA family ATPase, with amino-acid sequence MGLQKRIGDLVASVSEGMFEREEIIAVSLLGALCGQNTFLYGPPGTAKSLISRRIACAFEQPTYFEYLLNRFSTPEEVFGPVSIKALKEDHYIRKTDNYLPKAEFAFLDEIWKSSPAILNTLLTLINEHVFRNGEAIEKAPLKALIAASNETPDANQGLEALYDRFIVRLMVGPIREAQHFDQLLNSKPTEAEIDIPSALQVKSSEWAEWMARSHKVKLSAETLTIIHLIREQLEEQYETLKVYVSDRRWQRAAMLMKAAAFFNDRKETNHSDALLLQHCLWTHEENRQAVWDIVADAVKSSGIDSGIDLAEADRRKDKLDKEIHTELYHSENVYKTVTVNGNEFFQKKVSFLPEDNYYRHQEEFEIYIHSDKLKSTDAFHPVDVKGNEEEEIYCKFDGQGTCRLEYKSGGIKYKKINITPSVLFHKGDKKKDINSRLVSSLSQSVMEMREILQGTLKQVEAKFKGYKSRLASPFVPADKVNLAVFGIAKQIEDLQLRIKDCERLEELCR